A region of Phalacrocorax carbo chromosome 7, bPhaCar2.1, whole genome shotgun sequence DNA encodes the following proteins:
- the LOC104042374 gene encoding aromatase, translating to MVLETLNPTHYITSLVPDTIPVATVPILILMCFLLLIWNHEETSSIPGPGYCMGIGPLISHWRFLWMGVGNACNYYNKTYGEFVRVWISGEETFIISKSSSVFHVMKHWHYVSRFGSKLGLQCIGMYENGIIFNNNPAHWKEIRPFFTKALSGPGLVRMIAICVESTIDHLDKLEEVTTEVGNINVLNLMRRIMLDTSNKLFLGIPLDESAIVLKIQNYFDAWQALLLKPDIFFKISWLCKKYEEAVKDLKGAMEILIEQKRQMLSTVEKLDEHMDFASQLIFAQNRGDLTAENVNQCVLEMMIAAPDTLSVTLFFMLILIAEHPTVEEEVMREIETVMGDRDIESDDMPNLKIVENFIYESMRYQPVVDLIMRKALQDDVIDGYPVKKGTNIILNIGRMHKLEFFPKPNEFSLENFEKNVPSRYFQPFGFGPRGCVGKFIAMVMMKAILVTLLRRCRVQTTKGRGLNNIQKTNDLSMHPIERQPFLEMVFTPRRNTNKNQGD from the exons ATGGTACTGGAAACTCTGAATCCAACACACTACATCACTAGCCTAGTACCAGATACGATACCAGTGGCCACAGTGCCCATACTCATTCTcatgtgctttctgcttctAATATGGAATCATGAAGAAACTTCATCAATACCAG GGCCAGGATATTGTATGGGAATTGGTCCCCTCATTTCACATTGGAGATTTCTTTGGATGGGAGTAGGTAACGCCTGCAACTACTACAATAAGACATATGGAGAATTTGTGAGAGTTTGGATCAGCGGTGAAGAAACATTTATAATTAGCAA atcCTCAAGTGTGTTCCATGTAATGAAACATTGGCATTATGTTTCTCGATTTGGGAGCAAGCTTGGATTACAGTGCATTGGCATGTATGAAAATGGGATCATATTTAATAACAACCcagcacactggaaagaaattCGACCCTTTTTCACTAAAG CTCTGTCTGGTCCTGGTCTTGTGCGTATGATAGCAATTTGCGTTGAATCAACAATTGATCATCTGGACAAACTAGAGGAAGTAACCACGGAAGTAGGAAACATCAATGTGTTGAATCTTATGAGACGGATCATGCTTGACACATCTAACAAGCTTTTTCTCGGGATACCTTTGGATG aaagtgcCATTGTACTTAAGATTCAGAACTACTTTGATGCTTGGCAAGCACTTTTATTAAAGCCTGACATCTTTTTTAAGATTTCTTGGCTGTGCAAGAAATATGAAGAGGCAGT CAAGGATCTGAAAGGAGCAATGGAAATCTTGATAGAACAGAAACGACAAATGCTTTCCACTGTTGAAAAGCTGGACGAACACATGGATTTTGCATCCCAGTTGATTTTTGCACAG AACAGAGGGGATCTAACTGCTGAGAATGTGAACCAGTGTGTGCTGGAGATGATGATCGCTGCTCCTGATACTCTGTCTGTGACTCTCTTCTTTATGCTAATACTGATTGCAGAGCACCCCACAGTGGAAGAGGAGGTGATGAGAGAAATTGAAACTGTTATGG GTGACAGAGATATAGAGAGTGATGACATGCCAAACTTAAAAATTGTGGagaattttatttatgaaagcATGAGATACCAGCCAGTTGTGGACTTGATCATGCGAAAAGCTTTACAAGATGATGTGATTGATGGCTATCCTGTGAAAAAGGGGACAAACATTATTCTCAATATTGGACGTATGCATAAGCTTGAATTCTTCCCAAAGCCAAATGAGTTTTCTcttgaaaattttgagaaaaac GTTCCTTCACGCTACTTTCAACCATTTGGATTTGGCCCTCGGGGCTGCGTAGGAAAGTTTATTGCCATGGTAATGATGAAAGCAATTCTGGTGACTCTCCTGAGACGGTGCAGAGTACAGACAACGAAAGGAAGAGGCCTTAACAACATCCAGAAAACCAATGACTTATCCATGCACCCAATAGAAAGGCAGcctttcctggagatggtttTCACACcaagaagaaacacaaacaagaaTCAGGGTGACTAA